CTGATTTAGGGGTTGAACTTGCTTGATTTGCGGTTATCCAGTGGCACGTCGATAGTTGCGGATTTTATGGCAGTCGCCGTTCGGGGTTCGGGGTTCGGGGTTCGGGGTTCGGGGTTCGGGGTTCGGGGTTCGGGGTTCGGGGTTCGGGGTTCGGGGTTCGGGGTTCGGGGTTCGGGGTTCGGGGTTCGGGGTTCGGGGTTCGGGGTTCGATCTAGATATCAAATGTATCCTTATGAGGTAAACCCCATGGGGTGTACGCAAAAATGTAGATATCATTTTTATCCTTAGATGTGAACCCCCGGGCGTATGTTCACAAAATAGCGCTACCTTCGATATCCTTATTCGTCTACCCCTAGGGGTATATCAAATACGCTAACTATCATGATGTACCCTACGGCCGATCCGATACCCCCCACCCTCGCACCGTAACGATGCTTTTGTTCCCTACGGATGAGAGGATACCCCCACGATTTGGCACGTAAGGATACTCTTGTTCTCTACTCGGGACCCGGTACCCCAGCTCTACGGACATCAGTTTCTAGTATGTGGAAAATATTATCCAATTAGCCGAGGATAAAGGACAGCTAAAGGAAAACATTGGAAACTCATCCCCCGTTTGGCTCCGTCGGGTCGCCAATAGCGAGCCCGGGACGCGTTATTCGCCCTACCCGAAACACGTTCAAGTGGAAATAACGCGCTCGTAGCGCGTTATTGGCTGAAACTCATCAAAATAGCACGTTCACACATCGTTATTGACTCAAGGTGTGGACATAGCGCTTCCACAGCGCGCAATTTCTTGCCGGCACTATAGATTCATTCGGTAATAACGCGCTCAGAGCGCGTTATTTACGAATTACCGACCAAAACCCAGGTCGTGGCCTCACATCTTCCGCCGCACTCCTTCCGCCTCACACCTCGGTGCGCCCCGCAGTCAGATCTGCGTGCCGGAAGCATGAAGTAACGTGATCCATCACCATGCCTGTAGCCTGCAAGAACGAGTAGCAAATGGTCGGTCCGACGAAGCGGAAGCCACGTTTGCGCAGGTCACGGCTGAGACGCTCCGCTAAATCAGTTTGCGCTGGCACCTCACGGAGAGATGCCCAGTTGTTCATGACAGGTTCGCCGTCTACAAACCCCCAAAAATATGCCCGCAACGATCCGAACTCGTCGCAGACCCGCAACGCCGCCCGCGCGTTATCAATGGCCGATGTCACCTTTAAGCGATTCCGTACAATTCCAGCATCACTCAGCAGCCGTTCGACATCTGACTCGGTGTATGCCGCCATCCGCTCAAAATCAAACCCATCAAAAGCCGCCCGATAGTTTTCACGCTTCTTTAAAATGGTGTACCAACTTAACCCAGCCTGTGCCCCTTCAAGAATGAGAAACTCGAACAGTTTCGCATCATCGTAGACCGGCACACCCCACTCTTCATCGTGATAGCGGATATACAACTCGTCCTCATTTACCCAACCGCAGCGTAGCCGTTCATTCGTTTCAACGGGAACACCGGAACCATCTTGCATCACGTGACATGCTCCTCTCGCGTGAATCCAAAATCGCGAAGTACAAACCTGACAAAACGCAACGTGGCCAGCAATCGTAGGAATCTATTGATTATAGGGAGTATATGGAGGTTGGCCGTTATAGAAAATGCGCCCGCAACCCCATGCGGATTGCGAGCGCATTGTCATGACGGATAACGGGGATGTTTCCCGGTCTTCTTCCCCTATTACTCAATCGGCACAATCCAATAGGCTTCTTGAGTCATGTTTTTCACATATTCGGCCTTGAATTCCGCATCTGTCTGCATCCGTTGCTCAAATCCCTCGAGCATCGCTTGGGACTGAGACTTGTGCGCCTTTATCGCCCCAAGTTTCGTTTCGAACACGCCAGAGACGTCGTTCACCACGTCGGGAGCGCCAAGCTCTTCGCGCGCGTTCTTTGTCACAGCAGAGCCCCAGAGCACCGGCCTTTCTTCCATCTTCATCCGCTTGATGGCGCGTACCGTTGCAGCGGACATCGCATTATGATCCGGATGCACACCATGCCTCGGATAATAAGTGATGACGAGCGAAGGTTTTACTTCACTTATCACGTTTTCAATCGCATCAGCGAGGATTTCAGGGTCCTCAAACTCCAAAGTCTTGTCACGCAGGCGCAACAAGCGCAAATCCTCGATTCCAAGAACCTCGCACGCGTCGCGAAGTTCTTGTTCGCGTAGAGCCGGAAGAGTCTCGCGGTTTGCAAAAAAAGGTTTGCCCATGTTCCGGCCCATCTGACCCAGCGTTCCACAAATCAGGGTAACAGGCGTCCCGGACTTCGTGTAAAGCGCCAGTGTTCCAGCTTTTCCGAAAGACTCATCATCAGGGTGTGGATACACTGCCAGTACATGTCTCTCCATGACGCCATTCCTCTCCATTGAACTTTCGTCGGCGCGTTGCCTGCTATTGAACTTCCATTGGCACGTTTGCCTGATATTGAGCTTCCATTGGCGCGTTTGCCTGATATTAAAGTTTCACTGCCCTGTTTGCCTGATAAAGCCCCAAGCTCCAGCAGGTTTTTTCAGACCAAACAAACCACTTGGGGTGCCACGATCCGTTGACCCCATCGCAAGCGCTAACCACGGGCGCCCCTCGATGTCACATTGGGAACGGAGACGTGCTCAGTTCAAGAGCAACCGCCAGTCGACCTTCGCTATCGTTTCCTGCCAGCAGCAGGCGGCCTTCCGCGTCAATCTCCCAGTCAGTGAGCCCTTCCGCGTACGTCCAGCCTCCGTCCATCTTGAGGCCTACACGGTATGGTCCATCGCCCTGAATCGACCCGCGTTCAAATCGGATTTTTCCATTGCGAATATACGCGCAGACGGCCATCGCGTTATCTCCACGGTGTGCGGCATATGCACCATTCGTGGTTTCCAAGTGTAAATACACATCTTGACCAACAAACTTCTCAATTGCAGACTGCACTCCAGCCTTATCTATCGGTCCCACACTATCACCTTCCCTGTCACATGATACGCTATCTCTTTCAGGGTCTCAAACTAAAAGTTAGTGCCCCAAAACGATGCCTTGACTGCGTGTCGACCCCAAACGATGCCTTAACGGCTCTTCATCAAAAGGTCGATGGCCTCTTGAATCACAGAGTCAGAGTTTTGCCCGCTTTGCAGTTCATCCCGGATGCAACGTTCCATATTGTCGCCGATGACATACAGGATGACTCTGTCGACTGCGGAGCGAATCGCAGACAGTTGATTGACAACGTCTTTGCATTCTTTGTCCTGCTCCATCATTCCAATCACACCGCGAATTTGCCCTTCAATCCGACGCAAACGATTCTTCATTTGCTGGTTGTATTCCATTTGTGTCACCTCTCGGCTTTTTTATTTGGTATGCCGTTACAACCTATACATGCGTGTCCCGTTGCGGCATGCAGCAACTGCCGCATGCTAGTCCCCGCAGTCGCCGCCCATGCGGTTCCTATCAGTTCCCAGCCAATGCCTTCCCCGTAGTTGCTCGCAGTTCCTAGCCAATGCCTTCCCCCGCATTTCCCCGCAGTCCCCGCCCATGCGGTCCCCAGCAGTTCCCAGCCAATGCGGTCCCCCGCAATTGCTCACTACATTCGGTGCCAAGGTTCTCACTAGATAAAGCTCTTCTCCAACTCGTCAACAAGGGTTCCAACATACGCCACGGCTCGCTCGATGGGTTCCGGGGTGGACATGTCAACACCTGCCGCCTTCATCAGTTCGAGCGGTTTCATCGTGCCTCCTGCTTTGAGGACCCGCAGCCAGTCGTTTACTGCAGGTTGACCCTCTGAGAAAATGCGTTGCGACGCCAGAGTAGACACCGTGAGACCGACGGAATAGGTGTAGGGATACAGCCCCATGTAATAGTGCGGCTGGCGCATCCAGGTCAACTTGGCTGCATCATCAATCTCGACGGCATCGCCCCAGAACTCTGACAGCACACTACCCTTTAGGTCCGACAACAAGGTTGCCGTCATCGGCGTACCTGCGTCAGCGAGTTTGTACACGCGACGCTGCAGTTCACCCTCAAGTAGATGAGTCACATAATTATGGTAGTAGGTACCGAGTAGTTGCATGATTACCCAGCGACGCATTTTTGCATCATCGGATCGGTCAAGAATATATCGTCCAAGCAACATTTCGTTCATCGTTGATGGTGCTTCCACAAAGGTCATGGACGGTCGCGTGTTCACGTAACGCTGGTTCATTTGTGCCAGTGAAAAATGACCCGCGTGTCCAAGTTCGTGTGCGAGGACAAAGGTGCTGCGCATGTTGTCTGTCCAGGTTATCAAAATGTAGGGATGAACCCCATACGGACTAGAGCAGAAGGCGCCTGTTGATTTGCCGATGTTGTCAGCGAGATCGACCCAGCGACTCGTTAACCCCTTGCGAATGATGTCGGTGTATTCATCCCCGAGCACTGAGAGCGCTCCGAGTATCGTCTCAGAGGCCTGTTCAAAAGTGGTTTGGGGTTGGAACGCCGGATCGAGCGGCGCCTTTAGGTCACAGTGCAGCATTTTATCAAGGCCGAGGACCCGTTGCCGCAAGCGTGCAAGTCGGCGCATGTGCGGAGCCAGGTCTCGCTGAATCACATCCAATATGTTGTGGTACAGATCCGCCGGAACCTGCTGCGGTTGCAACAGCATATCCGTTACGGACGAATAGCCGCGCAGTCGCGACAGCGTGACTTGTCGTTTGACTTCAGCCCCGTACGCAGCAGCAATCGTATTTTGATACTGCCCGAGGGTCTTCGCAAAGGAGCGGAACGCGGCGCGGCGAAGGTTCGTGTCTGAAGACTGCTCAAATTTGTCTTCATACAGCGCGGCAGACATGGTGTGTTCATGGCCATTATCGTCAACAACAGCATCAAACTGCATGTCCGACGATTTGCTGCGTTGATAAATTGAGTAAGGCGCCGCATGAACCGGGCCGAGCGCAGCAAGCGCTGCTTCGGTGTCAGGAGAGAGACGGTATGGTTTGTACTCCGCAAGCTGCTCAAGGTAGTTGCGATGTTCGGCCAGCCCCGGATAGGAATCCAGGTAGCTTTCAATCGTGCCTGCGGGCAGGTCTAGAAGTTCAGAGTCAACGAACGACGTTGCTGCGTTCAGCTCCCCACCGAGTGCCGCAACACGGTCCGAATTCGTTTGGTTCACTGGGTCCGATCCGTCCTCCGAGAACTTCAGACTTGCGTACGTATTGACTCTCGTGAACCGAATTGCCAGCGCTTCTCTCGCATCCAGACATTCGCAAACCACGTCCGCACTCTCAGCCAAATGTCCCTGGTATTGTACGACGGTGCCAAATGACTCTCGGATGGCCCCCAGCTCCTGTTCCCAGGCTGCTGTGTTTTCAAATAGGTCGAATAGGTCCCATGTTTCTTGCTCCTGTACCTGTGTGCGCTTCAGTCTCTCAGCCATCTCACAAACCCCTTCCCATCCTGCTAGAATTGGCGCCAATAATAAGACCGTAACTTCGCTGCGTGGTCACGCTAAACTTTCTTCAATTGCGAGAACATCCTTGTCCGTCAACAAAACGTCCACAGCAGCAACGTTGTCTTCCACTTGTTCCGGTCGTGAAGCACCGATAATCGCAGACGACACATTCGGTTGACGCAGTACCCAAGCCAGAGCCAATTGGGCTAACGTACAGTCTTTTTCTGCCGCAATACTGCGCAGTTTCTCGACCCTCACTAAGTTGTCCTCTGTTAACAGCCCAGAGATGGCTTGACTCGTTGACGGATGCACCGCTCGAGAACCTTCCGGCAAACCAGCCCCTGGACGATACTTGCCTGTGAGGACGCCTTGGGCGAGCGGTGACCACACCACTTGACCAATTCCTTCTCGCTCACAAAGCGGAATAATGTCCTTCTCAATGTAGCGTTGCAGCATACTGTACTGAGGCTGGTTTGACACTATCCGTTGGAGCAGAAACTTGTCCGCAATATGAAGTGCATCAGAAATTTGAACGGGGCTCCACTCACTCACACCAGCGTAGAGGATTTTTCCCTGCCGGATGAGATCATCAATCGCCCGCAGTGTCTCATCCAGCGGGGTTTCTGTGTCATAGCGATGACACTGCCACAAATCAATATAGTCAACGTCCAGACGTTTTAACGAAGCATGTACCTGTTCAAAAATATGCTTACGGGACAGCCCACGATCATTCGGGCCGTCCCCCATTTGCCCAAATCCCTTGGTTGCAAGTACGAATGATTCCCGCGGATACCTTGCCAAAGCCTTGCCCACTACTTTTTCCGCTTCGCCGCGTCGATAAACGTTCGCGGTGTCAAAAAAGTTAACGCCAAGCTCATAGGCCCTGTCGATACAGGAAATAGCCGTCTGTTCCTCGACAGATCCGCCATATGTAAGCCACGATCCGAGGCTGATTTCGCTGACCTTAACACCGGATCGACCAAGGCGCCGATATTTCATCGCAGACATGTACCTTCCTCCTTTATCCGAATCCAAAAAATCAGAACCATCTTGCTACTCTTTACTCTTACTCTACCAGAACGACATACTCAATAGGTAAAATGAAGTCTTTGTGCCGCTGATAACAAGGTCAAGGGTCTTTATGCCTGCATGTTCCAAAACTTGTCGATGGTCAGGTGAGCCGCCAGGTCCTTACTTTCCACCCGATGACGCTTGCGCCTATCTGCTCGCGCTGGTGCAGTGTCAAACAGTTTCTGTTCCTCATCCGTCTCCGGTACAACCCTTGGTACTGTTACCGGCTTCCCATCGTCATCAAGGGCCACAAATGTAAGAAAGGCAGTCGCAGCGATTTTCCGGTCTCCAGTCCGCAAATCTTCGATAATGACCTTGACGAATACCTCCATCGAACTATGCCCTGTCCAAGTGACGTACGACGTCAGGCAGACAGAGCACGACTGTGGAATCGGGCAGAGAAAATCGACTGAGTCTGTCGAAGCTGTCACCGTTTCTGTTCGGCAGTGACGAGCAGCAGAGATTGAAGCAATGTCATCGATATAGGCCATCAACTTGCCGCCAAACATCGTATTATGATCATTTAGATCCGTGGGGAATACCCGGCTGATTTTCACACAGCGCGAGTCCTTACAGTACTTTGCATCAATTGATTCCATGCGTTACGACTCCTCCTGCTACATTCTCAACTTTGAACCACTGCGACGTCTTTACTTCGAACCACTGCTATTCTGCTATGTCCAGCTTCAAACCACTGCTATGTCCAGCTTCGAAGACTGCACTGACAGTTCCACTCTAGATTGTCCTTCTTATCGCAAAGATGTGCAACGGTCGAATATAGAACCTACCCCCCGTCGCGTATAGAGCCTACCACCAGTTGTAAGTATACACTTACAGCAGGACTTAGTTGAACCAAACACCCCGGAATACCCATGGATAACTTGACATTTTTTGTTGACTAATCTGATTTTCGAACCCGATAATCCATGCGTGGATGAAGACGTTGTGCTTCGTGGTGGGCGACGTTTCGCCAGTGACAGAGGCTCAGCGGTCACGAAGGTTCAGCCGTGACAATGGATCGTGGACGGCATAATAACTAGGTTTCGTTAATCGTACAGATGAAAGGAGATGACGTTTCATGAGTATGACACATGCACCGCACACAACATTGCAGCGCCTAGAGCACGTTTGGGGACAGGAGCGCTGGCACAAGACAAATAGTTCCGGGTGGATAGGTGACGCCATTTATGGAGTGAACGACGGACTCGGCGCCATCTTCGGCATCATTGCAGGTGTAGCTGGGTTCACGAACAATACCCATTCTATATTGGTCAGTGGTTTTTTCGGCGCGCTGGCAAGCACCCTATCTATGGGAGCTGGCGCTTGGCTGGCAACGAAATCTCAGAGTGAGTTACGCCACCAAGAGCTTGAGCACGAGCGGCGTGAGATTAGGGAAGATCCTGAACACGAGATCGAGGAACTCTCACTTTTGTACCAACTGAAGGGATTTAGTGAGGAGCAGGCAAACGAGATCGCCCGGCGCATAGCCAAAGATGAGGACAAGTTTGTTCAGGCAATGGCGCAAGAGGAACTCGGCTTTCAAGAAGAATCGGCAGGAAACCATTGGAAGTCAGCGATGATTGGCAGTCTATCGACACTTGTCGGTGGCATTGTCCCGCTGATACCTCTCTTCTTCATGACCGGCCTTTCAGCAATGATTGCTGCGGCGATTGTTAGTATCGTAGCCCACTTTGCTGTCGGTGCCGCGAAGAGTGCTCTAACCGCTCGGTCTTGGTGGGCCAGCGGCGCAGAGATGACGATGGCGGGTATTATTGTCGGCGTCGTGGCGTACGGGCTCGGCTGGGTGACGACAGCCGTCGTGCATCTCTAAGAGAGCGCGTTATCACCTATATCCACTTCAAAGCATAGGAATAGCGCGTTCACAACGCGCTATTCATCCATCTTCGGCACTTAACGCTTCGGCCGCGCGCTATTCCCTGACCGCCAGACCTAAGGAGACGGAAATAACGCCCTCCTGGCGCGTTATCACCTAAAACCCCTTCGAAGCATAGGAATAGCGCGTCCACAACGCGCTATTCATCCATCTTCGGCACTTAACGCTTCCACAGCGCGCTATTCCTTGACCGCCAGACCTAAGGAGGAAATAACGCGCTCCTGGCGCGTTATCCGATTGAGTGGAATGGAGTCGATTTCCTCGACAACACGCGAGTGGCTCGACGCCCCCCTGCGGCTCGACAACACGCGAGTCGCCCGACGACCCCTTGCGGCTCAACGAGACGCTCGCAACTCAGCTATGCGTTTGCGGCTATACGTCGGCCGCGCGGCTCCGGGAGCACTTGAACACTCAGGTAAGCGAGCGTCGCAAACAACCCCGAAACTATCGTGACATGAAGAAGAAATGCTGGAATACTGAGCTTCGTTGCCACCAAAATGCCACCGCTCACGGCCTGCATACAGACCAAAATCAGTGCAGCCGTCGCTCCCGTAAAGAGGTCTCTGCGTACGCTCCTCCCACGATAAGCGAGGACAAAGAGTGCGACACAAAGGACGAGCAAGCCAAGGGCCACAGAACGATGGGCGACATCAAGAATGAAGAAGCGCCCGTACTTCGCGTACGATTCGGTTGGAAACGGCCAACCCTGGAACGCGCCGCCCGCACCGCTGTTCGCGACGTATGCCCCGTAATACAGTGCAAAAAATGTGTAGACAAAGCTGAACCATGCCAATTTCCGAAAGCCCCTCGGCGCACTGTCGGGGTCTGGCCGCAGCCGTCCACCGCCCGCCTTGTCCGTTCGACGAATCTGCCCGATGACAATGGTCAACAGAAACACACCGTTCAAGGCCATCAGAGATACTCCGAGGTGGACGGCGAGGATGAGCGGCGGATCGGAAAACAATACACCCATCGCCCCAAGAAACGCTTCAATGGCCACGAATCCGACCGCAACAGTGACGAATATTTTCACTTCAAGCCAGCGCTTGCCGTAAGCCCGCCACGCTGCGATGGCGGCAGCAATGAGGAGGAGGCTAACTCCGCCAACAATTGCGCGGTGGCCAAACTCGATGATGGTCTGCAGGTTCCATGAACTTGGCACGACGCTGTTATTGCAAAGTGGCCATTCCCGACCGCATCCCAAGGCCGATCCGGTCTCCGTATCCAGAAATCCCATGATGTTCACCACAAACAATCCGATGAGGGTCACGATTGAAAGGACCCACACTGTCAAATGTCGGTTTGCAAGTTGAATCGATGGGGGACCTTCACCGGGTCGTTTAGGGATGGAACCACGCTTTATACGCCTCTCCCGAGGACCAAGATTGGAATTCATTGAAAGCCCTCCTGACAAAACATCCGACAAGAATCGATATTCCGGAAGAATTCCCAAATGACTGTCCAGTTACATCTTGCAACACACCGACTATCCGGAAGCAGGCACATCACACCTATTTGTCGATAGTCTTTCAGGACTACCACTCCGATTAGACGGACTAGTCCGAGGGCAGGCAGGCTGGTGGCAATCAACTCGGCTCAATTCATGTGTGGAAGCCTTCTCGAGTATCCGTGGCTGAGTATGTGGTTGTGTGCGCGAGCTGGAATGTGGGATGGGATGGGATGGGATGGGATGGGTTGGGTTGGGTTGGGTTGGGTTGGGTTGGGTTGGGTTGGGTTGGGTTGGGTTGGGTTGGGTTGGGTGTGGGTTGTATGCGAGAACTAGAATAATGAGTACCCGAGAGCTCTCGTTGCGGCTCGTTGCGGCTCGTTGCGGCTCAATGTGTCTCGCCGGTCTAATGTTTTCTGCGGCCCAACGAGGACGTGAGCGCTACGAGCAGAGCAAACACGGCGACAACTATCGCGATGGGGATGATTTGGTTCATCCCGCCAGACGTAAACTGTACCCAGATATCGACGGGCAGTGTATATGGATGGTACGACACAATCATCGTTGCACCAAACTCGCCAATCGCACGCGCAAACGTGAGCAACACTCCAGCACCAATGGCAGCCCGTGTGAGCGGAAGACTGACGTTCCAAAAAATGTTCCACATTCCGCCCCCGAGCACCCGAGTTGCCTCATGCAGTTCTTTCGGTACCTCTTCGAAACCGGCCTGAGCCGCCAAGATCATAAATGGGCTGGTAATATAGGTTTGGGCCAGCACGATACCAATGACGGAATTCGTGAGTGTTATGCCGTGTCCCGCAAACAGCGCTCCAATCCCCGTGTTTGGTCCGTACAGATTAAGTTGTCCAATCCCTCCGACTACAGGTGGAAGCAGCATCGGGAGTAACAGTAAGGCTTCCAAGAGCCGTCTGCCAGGGAACCGTTTCAGGGCAAGCAAAAACGCTGTCGGCAGCCCAAACAATAAGGCCAACAGTGTGGTTATCGCTGCAGACAAGACGGACGTACCGAGCGCCCTTATCATCTCTTGATTGGATAAACTCGCGACGATATCCGTTCCCTTGACACTCGCAAACATGTGCAACAAAGGTGCCGCAATATAGATAAACGGCATGAGTGCCAAGAGAACGAGAACCGTCGGCATGATGCGGTGTGACATCATCGCTGTTATTTCAACTGCCCTTGAATGAGATTTTGAAGGCTGCTCGGCACTGCCGCCTTGCTGCCTCCGAAATACGCTCCAATGCTTGTAAAGCCGTCCTTCATCAGTATTTCATGCCCCGGCCCCGAAATCAGGTAGCGCGCAAATGCCGTCCCTGCGCTCGGATGAAGGGCATTCGTCGGAACCGTAATCGTGAACAAAATTGGAGTGCCATGCTTTACCTTACCATTTTTCTCAGTAATCGTGGCTTTCGCGTAGGCTGCCGCGTCATTCGCATTTCCCAGATTAATCGCGTCCGGTAAAGTGATGTACGGAACATTCCACTCCACAGCCTCATGCTTGTAGGCGATAATGGCATCCACTTGTCCGGTCGTCAGCTGTGAAAGCAGCGATTCTTCGGGGAACACCTGACTCGGATTTTCGTTCGACTTGAGAATCTGCGAGAACAAATCCGGCTGATGGTAATACGTCTCAGCCAGCTTAAACATGAAAATGGTGCTCTCGCCCTTCGGGTCAAGCAGAGGATCCGTTCTACCAAATCGGAAACCTGGTTCTTCCATGACCTTATACCATGGCAGCGCGCCCTTTGCTGCCTGCTGCAGTTGCCCTGCAAACTTACTCTTTGGTGAGTAGGCAATCACGAGCTGGTCCTGCGCCAGGGCCAAATACCATTTGACCAAGTTGTGGTTGCTCGCACCCATCAATAGGTTATTAGCGCTTGGCGCCGCACTGATGAACACATCTGGCGTCCGCAGTCCGGAGCGCATCATTTGAGCCAACGCGGTTGAGCCTTTCCCTTCTCCTTGGAAGTGGATTCCCAAAGCGCTGTCTGCCTGTGGTCCAATCTTTTGTTCCATGACTTTCGTCATCGATCCGGCATACAAGACAGACAGATTGGTTGTCTGCGCCGTCCGTACACTCGTTGTATGATTGCCAGTTGAGCCGCCTGTTGACTGAATTGCCCCATTACTTGACGTGTTGCCGGTAGTACCAGCGGCATTGTTCTGTGTAGTGTTCTGCCCACACCCAGAGATGGCACCAAGTACAGACACAGCAAGCGCAAAACGGATCAAAGATGCTTTCTTTATCAACGGCTCGTCCTCCCCGTATGTAAAATCTGTCCTCGAACTGAAGTCATCAGGTGGCTAAGACTTGTCCGCCAGTTCGTCAGTTCGTCAACTGCTACTCGTCCCTGTGTGTGAGACGTCATAAGGGCCAAACCGCTGCAGTTCAGTTCGAAACCTATCTGAATTTAGGGTCTGCAGCATACTCTGGACCCCTGGGTGGCTAAGGTATGTTGTCGGCATCATCAACGTACAGGTTTCGCGTTGAACCGGAATGAAGTCGAGGCCAAATAGTGCTGCCGCCCCCGCGTGTCCGAGTCCGGTATCTGCCAACCCTTGTGCGACAGCTTCGGCCACGGCAAGATGTCCTCGAACTTCGACAGAGTATCCCTTCACCTCACTCGCCTGAACACCGGAAGACTTCAACAGCTCGTCGAACACAGTCCGCACTCCGGCACCCACAGGGCGATTTACGATATTCCACTGTCCACCGCGAAGACTGTCAGCGCCTGCGAATCGCTGTCTGTCGCCCTTTCGCACCATCCATCCAATTTCCGCTTGTGCAAAGGTGATGCGCAGCATATCTCCTAAGGCAGATCCGGATACTGTACCTGGTGCAACACCTGAAGCAGATGCGGACACCCCTTGTGGTGCACCCGTTGAAGCCAATCTTGGTGCGATGGCAGACCCACCCGTCAGGTGTTCTGCCCCAACAAACGCAGATTTGTCCTTGCTGCGGAGGTCAGGTGTCAGATGTTCACGCTCGTGAACTGCCGCCACGTGCGTGTGGCCGCGTGCCAGTTCCCGCAAAGCAGCCGAATTTGGAACTTCAAACCAAACACCCTGAATGCCGTGGTTCAGTTTTGACAAATATCCGGTAAGCAGGCCAAGACCCGCATCGCAGCCCGATACAAACAGTGTCTGCAATGGATCCTCTGAACCCTGAAACCATGTGAGTCGCCCTTTCCCAGGGTATTGCCCGACCGGCTCTACCATCGCGTCAGCGGGTCGCATCACGTTGGCCAGAGCCGCGTCTGTCGCTGGCCTTGCCAAAACATTGCCGTTCACACTACCCACAAAGGCACGCAGGGGTATCGAGGGACTCGATGCAAAATCACTTCCGACTTCCGGCGCAAGCGTGTCGTGAACGCTAACGTCCACGAGAGATTCTTCAAGCGGAT
The Alicyclobacillus curvatus genome window above contains:
- a CDS encoding heme A synthase, with the protein product MNSNLGPRERRIKRGSIPKRPGEGPPSIQLANRHLTVWVLSIVTLIGLFVVNIMGFLDTETGSALGCGREWPLCNNSVVPSSWNLQTIIEFGHRAIVGGVSLLLIAAAIAAWRAYGKRWLEVKIFVTVAVGFVAIEAFLGAMGVLFSDPPLILAVHLGVSLMALNGVFLLTIVIGQIRRTDKAGGGRLRPDPDSAPRGFRKLAWFSFVYTFFALYYGAYVANSGAGGAFQGWPFPTESYAKYGRFFILDVAHRSVALGLLVLCVALFVLAYRGRSVRRDLFTGATAALILVCMQAVSGGILVATKLSIPAFLLHVTIVSGLFATLAYLSVQVLPEPRGRRIAANA
- a CDS encoding ABC transporter permease, which codes for MPTVLVLLALMPFIYIAAPLLHMFASVKGTDIVASLSNQEMIRALGTSVLSAAITTLLALLFGLPTAFLLALKRFPGRRLLEALLLLPMLLPPVVGGIGQLNLYGPNTGIGALFAGHGITLTNSVIGIVLAQTYITSPFMILAAQAGFEEVPKELHEATRVLGGGMWNIFWNVSLPLTRAAIGAGVLLTFARAIGEFGATMIVSYHPYTLPVDIWVQFTSGGMNQIIPIAIVVAVFALLVALTSSLGRRKH
- a CDS encoding extracellular solute-binding protein; this encodes MIRFALAVSVLGAISGCGQNTTQNNAAGTTGNTSSNGAIQSTGGSTGNHTTSVRTAQTTNLSVLYAGSMTKVMEQKIGPQADSALGIHFQGEGKGSTALAQMMRSGLRTPDVFISAAPSANNLLMGASNHNLVKWYLALAQDQLVIAYSPKSKFAGQLQQAAKGALPWYKVMEEPGFRFGRTDPLLDPKGESTIFMFKLAETYYHQPDLFSQILKSNENPSQVFPEESLLSQLTTGQVDAIIAYKHEAVEWNVPYITLPDAINLGNANDAAAYAKATITEKNGKVKHGTPILFTITVPTNALHPSAGTAFARYLISGPGHEILMKDGFTSIGAYFGGSKAAVPSSLQNLIQGQLK
- a CDS encoding helix-turn-helix domain-containing protein → MTLSVSEARMMKFPNRMEQLRSASGYTREELAQLCGVTRQAIGLMEAGKVSPSTVVALRLARALKTTVEEIFHDPLEESLVDVSVHDTLAPEVGSDFASSPSIPLRAFVGSVNGNVLARPATDAALANVMRPADAMVEPVGQYPGKGRLTWFQGSEDPLQTLFVSGCDAGLGLLTGYLSKLNHGIQGVWFEVPNSAALRELARGHTHVAAVHEREHLTPDLRSKDKSAFVGAEHLTGGSAIAPRLASTGAPQGVSASASGVAPGTVSGSALGDMLRITFAQAEIGWMVRKGDRQRFAGADSLRGGQWNIVNRPVGAGVRTVFDELLKSSGVQASEVKGYSVEVRGHLAVAEAVAQGLADTGLGHAGAAALFGLDFIPVQRETCTLMMPTTYLSHPGVQSMLQTLNSDRFRTELQRFGPYDVSHTGTSSS